A stretch of the Microcebus murinus isolate Inina chromosome 6, M.murinus_Inina_mat1.0, whole genome shotgun sequence genome encodes the following:
- the FSCB gene encoding fibrous sheath CABYR-binding protein, translating to MEESDEPDQAISAGRQEIRKRRRLSQPMVDKSQQTDMTEKKKHREKETEKKTEKKKHPATPQSSGPKATHSIGNIPGSKGNYSAKDYEPLRVSSQLQQTWTKRKHGQEMSDKSLQTVPSVLEKKEIKLIDETMIPEEKPAGVGEAATELPECIQEVEIPPHRHSIQLTMDRSQQTSCTGDWTMMNMPPKEKVDKGQQTNFSESKIVDTYRPGSSFSNSMEGVQKRKSSGKIFVSEQPEFQPATCSNEEIMQKSISGSSLTQETTKGSPVEDELRQEVVEEGSVDKKEASAEIEPPATAEVPTEVQPSPTEEATAEVEPSPAEETPVQVQTPTEETPAEVQPPPAEVAFSEEPPDELKPQPGEEIPSTEPPAEIQPPLAEEVPVEVLLPQVEEGLGEASDKVEHITAEEIPANVQPPSAEETMAEEASDDIQVLAATEAPSEAAPDEVQSPLAEEAPAEEVPAEIQPPPAEEAPVEDASVEIQPPSTEEAPAEEVPAEIQPPPAEEPPVEDASVEIQPPSTEEAPAEEVPAEIQPPPAEEPPVEDASVEIQPPSTEEAPAEEVPAEIQPPPAEEVPVEDASVEIQPPSTEEAPAEEVPAEIQPPPAEEAPVEDASVEIQLPSTEEAPAEEVPAEIQPPPAEEAPVEDASVEIQPPSTEEAPTEETTPEVQFPQDVEAPTEETTPEVQFPSDDEAPIKETPAEVPVPPAEEASTEETPPEV from the coding sequence ATGGAAGAAAGTGATGAACCTGATCAGGCTATCTCAGCAGGGAGGCAAGAAATTAGAAAGAGAAGACGACTCAGCCAACCAATGGTAGACAAATCCCAGCAGACTGAcatgacagagaaaaagaaacacagagaaaaagaaacagagaaaaagacagagaaaaagaaacacccGGCCACACCACAATCATCTGGCCCCAAAGCTACCCATAGCATTGGTAATATTCCTGGAAGCAAAGGCAACTACTCTGCCAAAGACTATGAGCCTCTTAGAGTATCTTCTCAACTTCAGCAAACTTGGACAAAGAGAAAGCATGGACAGGAAATGAGTGATAAATCTCTGCAGACAGTCCCTAGTgtattagagaaaaaagaaatcaagttaaTTGATGAAACAATGATACCTGAAGAAAAGCCAGCTGGTGTTGGAGAAGCAGCCACTGAATTGCCAGAGTGTATTCAGGAAGTAGAAATTCCACCACATAGACACTCAATTCAACTAACAATGGATAGATCTCAGCAGACCAGTTGTACTGGAGACTGGACCATGATGAATATGCCCCCAAAAGAAAAAGTGGACAAGGGACAGCAGACAAACTTTAGTGAATCAAAAATAGTGGATACTTACAGGCCAGGTAGTTCTTTTTCAAACTCAATGGAAGGTGTCCAGAAACGTAAATCTTCAGGAAAGATTTTTGTTAGTGAACAGCCTGAATTTCAACCAGCAACATGTAGCAATGAAGAAATTATGCAGAAAAGTATCAGCGGATCTTCATTAACTCAGGAAACCACAAAAGGTTCTCCAGTAGAAGATGAGCTTAGGCAAGAGGTTGTAGAAGAGGGTTCTGTTGATAAAAAGGAGGCTTCTGCTGAAATAGAGCCTCCAGCAACAGCAGAAGTCCCTACTGAAGTGCAGCCTTCACCAACTGAAGAGGCCACTGCAGAAGTAGAGCCCAGCCCTGCTGAGGAGACTCCTGTCCAAGTACAGACTCCAACTGAAGAAACTCCTGCTGAAGTTCAGCCTCCACCAGCTGAAGTGGCTTTTTCAGAAGAACCTCCTGATGAACTAAAGCCCCAACCAGGTGAAGAGATTCCTTCAACAGAGCCTCCTGCTGAAATTCAGCCTCCCCTAGCAGAAGAGGTTCCTGTTGAAGTACTGCTCCCTCAAGTTGAGGAGGGGCTTGGTGAGGCCTCAGATAAAGTAGAGCATATCACTGCTGAAGAGATCCCTGCTAACGTTCAGCCTCCATCAGCTGAAGAGACCATGGCAGAAGAGGCCTCTGATGATATTCAGGTTTTAGCAGCTACTGAGGCTCCTTCAGAAGCAGCCCCTGATGAAGTCCAGTCTCCACTAGCGGAGGAGGCCCCTGCAGAAGAGGTCCCTGCTGAGATTCAGCCTCCACCAGCTGAGGAGGCACCTGTAGAAGATGCTTCTGTGGAGATTCAGCCTCCATCAACTGAGGAGGCCCCTGCAGAAGAGGTCCCTGCTGAGATTCAGCCTCCACCAGCTGAGGAGCCACCTGTAGAAGATGCTTCTGTGGAGATTCAGCCTCCATCAACTGAGGAGGCACCTGCAGAAGAGGTCCCTGCTGAGATTCAGCCTCCACCAGCTGAGGAGCCACCTGTAGAAGATGCTTCTGTGGAGATTCAGCCTCCATCAACTGAGGAGGCCCCTGCAGAAGAGGTCCCTGCTGAGATTCAGCCTCCACCAGCTGAGGAGGTACCTGTAGAAGATGCCTCTGTGGAGATTCAGCCTCCATCAACTGAGGAGGCCCCTGCAGAAGAGGTCCCTGCTGAGATTCAGCCTCCACCAGCTGAGGAGGCACCTGTAGAAGATGCCTCTGTGGAGATTCAGCTTCCATCAACTGAGGAGGCCCCTGCAGAAGAGGTCCCTGCTGAGATTCAGCCTCCACCAGCTGAGGAGGCACCTGTAGAAGATGCCTCTGTGGAGATTCAGCCTCCATCAACTGAGGAGGCTCCTACAGAAGAGACCACTCCTGAAGTTCAGTTTCCACAAGATGTTGAGGCTCCTACAGAAGAGACCACTCCTGAAGTTCAGTTTCCATCAGATGATGAGGCGCCTATAAAAGAGACTCCTGCTGAAGTTCCAGTTCCACCAGCTGAGGAGGCTTCTACAGAAGAGACCCCTCCTGAAGTTTAG